GTAAATGCTGTCAAGTTCAATGCTGAATCAACAATGTTATTCTCGGCATCTGTTGATGGCACATGCAAGGCTTGGGATCTACGAAGTCGGTCTTATGAGCCAATACAAACATTGAATGAAGCGAAAGACAATGTAACGTCCGTTTGTATCACCGACTCTCAGATTCTTACAGGGTCAGCAGACTGTTGTGTCAGAAGGTTTGTCCTAAGCATCCGATCTCAAACTAATTTCTGTCTAAGATAAATCGAATGCATACCACCATCTTTTCTCATTTTGACTTTTTTTGCTATTACTGTTGTTTTACGACCTACAAATTTACTTCACATTTCGTTTTAGAATTTATTGATATAAACTGTGAGACTGCAATCTATGCACAGCAAATCTTAAGGaggttgtttcttttttgcagttgtgcttttaagattatggctttGTGGTGTTGAAGAAATATGGAAATCACAAAtctgttattgtttgtttttgtgctCTTTATTATGACTTAATTTTGTAGCTTTCATGAGTCTGACGGCGCATTTCATcttaaaagattttatttttgtagCGTGTTACTATGGAAGCCCAAGTTAGTAGTTTATGGTATTTTTTGTCGCATTTGGACTGCAATTTTATGTGCCCCAATATAGGTAGTGTGCTCTTTGCCTTCAAATGTCACCGGGCATTTTTGGCACATCGACATTATTCTTTTACTTTGTATCATGCTATCAGTAATCAACTCAAGCAACCCATTGGGGACACATTGTGTTATTTGATGATACAGCGGAACCTCTGCTTAAGACTCTCCATACGAAGGTTTCAAGTTACAAACCGGTTTTTGGTAGAAATTTTGCTTCAATTTACGAAAGATATTTCTAGATACGAAAATCCGAAAGACCTTTCATACTTTGGCCCATTTGTTAGTTTTCTGTTTTGGCCTGTCTGTTTCTAGTGGGTACGTGATGTGACGTAAGACGCATCTCAGTCAGTTTCTTTTGCTAGCGAAAGTCAGTAAACAACAAGAGTTTTCGTTTCGTTAattgtataatttggagttgtcatataCCCCATACATAGGAAATTCAAGTTCCATGTTTTCCATATGATGACAGTCTTTGAGTTTGTGCCGATGTAAAGTATTTCTActcatgtttttaaaaacattattcaGAACAAAACCAAATCATCACTCACCTCATCTCATCTGACCCCCATTTTTCAACGTCCCATGGTCTTCTCTTAGACGACCAACGCCAAAAgtaaacagacaaacaaacatagTGTTTGTCCGTTCATAgtgtttattagttttatttcaaCTTATTTCCttgtatttgtttgttttgctgCTTACTTTTTCTAATTATTATGTcataatataattctaacatgtattttttacatgttttagCCATTACATATATTTGAGGTTTGTACAAATGCTATATCTAAGTTTTGTGGAGCTTGGAACATATTGATACATTTATATACTAAAATGAGTTTCTACTTACAAAACTTTTTACTTATGAAACGGCTTCAGGAGCGGAAGCcttttgtaagtagaggttccattatatatatttatattgtattatatatatgtatctatccatatataattttttttaatgaagGAGGACACTTTGgtatttaaaaccatttactaataaatggttttatataataaagttttttcctttttctaaTTGATGCACTGGTATATATAATCACTATAATTCTATACCATCAGAAGTTGTCTATCTGCTCGATAAGAAGTAGATGACCACAACGGTTTATAACTAATTTATCAGTATTGTCACTTGCAGATATGATATAAGAATCGGTTTCATGTACTCAGACTTTCTTGGAGCACCTGTCTCATGTGCCTCATTCACCAAAGACTCTCAATGCACATTAGCAGGTCTGCAGGGTGACGCTATTCGACTCATCGACAATGACACAGGCAAACAGCTGAACGAGTTTTCAGGTCATACTAGCAGTGACTATAAGATAGAGTGCACCATGAACAGCAAAGACAACTATATTTATAGCGGTTCAGAAAATTGTTCAGTTTTTGTTTGGGATCTTATATCTGGGAAGGTTGTCACGCGGCTACCTCATGATTACAAAGTTGTCCACTCTCTCTCCTTCCACCCAGAGGAAGAAAAGCTGTTGAGTGCTAGTTTAGGTTGTGTGTATGTTTGGGCTGTTCCAGACGTTGACTGATTCTTGGCGAGAACATtggaaatattttaataaatcttgttattattatgttgcAAAACTCATCAGAATATTTTCCTTCTTTCATCAATAAAttacttatacaaattataCCGAGTTTGCTTTGATTAGACATTTTATAGGATGTTATTGTTGACTAGTTaagtgcactgtgagagatcatcatgtgtattttattatttgcacAGTTATTCCATGATGCTGCAAGGTAGCTCGGTGGTGCACTTAGTAGTGTGCGTGGGTGTAAAACTCAGATATAGTGGTTCAATTCTTATAAAGAGCAATATTTTGTCTCTAATGCTTTCAGCGGGGCTTCGGAGTGATGGATGGACACGTcgcttattatagtaaagatttctgCAGATCTTTGGTGGCATAAGTCTGTTGCGTCTTTGTGATCATTTGCATGGCCAACAACTTCGTCTTCACAAACTTTAGCCTTAGCTTTACAGTTGCCATGCCTGCCTTCCTCAAATTCTTAAGATGTAATATTATTAACCAGTTATTTTAGTTTCAGAAACATGTAACCTTGATGAATAAGCTTCATCTTACCATATTCATTTTCGACAAACTCCATGATCGGTGATAATGGTGTGCCCGGATACCAGTTAATGACTGGGTAAATAAAGGGATTATAACCTTTTTTGTTCTAAATTTTAATTGCACTTAAAACAAATTCAAGTTGACTATGTAAGAGGTTAGTTAGGGTTAGGTTAGTAAGAGGTAAGAGGATACCAATTCTTGTGATGTTTACAGCAGTGCCTGGTAGGCTCACCGGTGGTACAAACCTAACACCATTGTTATGTCTACTATGCTATCATTCgtttttgttttatgaaatgTACTAGGTAAATGTCTGGcgttgcatgagtaataaaagaagtttttgtacagaaagtttgtttttaatcaatatatacaacattcaccattctaactttttaatgaaagtgtttgtttatttctataagtttaattaagtttatgctatatatacatatttttatagcattttgggaaaatctgggcacatattttattagttcaaACATGCTAGCTGAAGCATGAAGCGTGTGTATGTTAACCAATTGCCATTAAAGATTGGtgggtgtaataagtatgtacaaaattattccatagtatggctaCTGCAAAACTGCTGTTTCTGAGTGAAATGGCTTTTTCCTTCCTAGATTTTAGTCGCTATAACTAGAAATAAAGATGACAGGCCaacacttagatttatatatatataaattattattatcatattttatgttgaaCAGCTTTAGGTAATTTAGGAGTCACTTTGCTCTGGAACTTGATCATCTTATTATTTTATAGTTAACTTCACCGTTGCTTCCAAGTTTTTCTATTTGCTATGCCATCATTTTTACTTCGTGTTCACATTTTTGGAAACCTATCAAATATTTCAGTTGCATTTGGAAGGGAACTTTAAATATTTGGGTGTGCAATTCtacaatatatattttcatttccGTTAAGCAATTATGAATGATGATTACAAATATTAAAGAGAAAGACTAAAAGATTTACAGAATCACTGTTGTTATAAAATTTCACAGTAGATCAATAGATCCGCAGCCTGCCTGAGTTCAGTACCAATTTTTCAGACCAGCATAGACTGTCACCTGCCTACATTAATTGTCTGCAGTCTGCATAGACTGTCAGCACTCAGTATAGACAGTCAGCGATCAGCATAAACTGTCAGCAGTGAGCACAGTCTGTCAGCATAGACTGTCAGCAGTCAGTATAGATTGTCAGCAGTCAGTATAGACTGTCAGTATAGACTGTCAGCAGTCAGTATAGACTCAGCAGTCAGTATAGACCGTCAGCATAGACTGTCAGAAGTCAGCATAGACTGTCATCATAAACTGTCAGCAGTCAGCACAGACTATCAGCAGTCAGTATAGACTGTCAGTAGTCAGCATAGACAGCCAGTATAGACTGTCAGTATAGAGTGTCAACCGTTAATTGGGTTGTAATTGTTAGATACAGCATGTCTGAAGCTCGTAGTAATGGCCTTATTCATAGTCATTATTAGAGTAGCAATTTCTAAAAGACATCAGGGTTGTGCGTAGTATTTTCTGGGCTTTTAAAAGCCATATCGATTCTATATCACACTAGCACTGTCCAATaggccgtgagagatcatcaggtgtaataactatgtgcacaattattcttcaatGCAGAAAGGATGTCGAAATGGTAGCGCACTTTGCTGGGAAGCCGACTATCATGGTTTGGTTCTCTTATGATGAaatctttttcctaatgctcttagcATGACTTCAGGCGGACGGACAtgtttcttattatagtaaagatagtTCTCGCCTCTGGTGTCAACCCTATCTACAGCAATGTTGTGATTTATAGCAATTTACTTTTCATAAATGTAGTGTTTGATTAAACCATATAGTTTACGACTCAATTTAGGTTACTGACTGATTCACAGTTAAGTAATATGTTATTCCTTATTTATACTTATACCCTCTCCTTCACTGGCAGATATAACAAATGCAGTTATTTGGCTGCATTAATTTGTGGCGAGTTAAGCtggatattttttatgattCATTAAAAAAGTGGGAGGAGTATGTAGCCTCTATTGGTGAGTCACTTATGTCATACGATATTTGTTTGTCACGTTAACCTATAATCCTGAGCATATTCACTGAACCCTTGACCTTTCTCGCACTCACATTCACACTGTGTCTGTCCTTATGTAATGCGTTTTaacacaacatttttggtttgctTTGCCCTTTGAATCAATCAATATACCAAGTTGTAATATAATTGATTTATGTAACAGTTATTGGTAATTGAGGCCGGTTTTGTGAATGTAATGGCATCGTTGGTAACTCCATTAATCTTGAATTATAAGTGCTTGATTAATTTGTGGTGACGGCTATCCATAACTAAACATGAGGCGTTGAGACGGctgcgcatatttatttaatcGAGTTTTGTGGGTGAACTTAGTTGAATGATGGCCTCTAAGCTGTTCAAAAGAATATATTACCGAATCCGCATTATAGTTATTTTCATTCCCCGCACACGCAGTAAGTCTACAATGGTTTAGCTTGATGGAACTGTGTGCGCTTCAGCTTTCACCTTGCATGGCCTGACATATTGCCAATGCATTGTTACGTAAATTGTGTTTTTAGTGTGCTAGAGTCTATGGGTTTAGATTATTTCCTTTCTGACTTGGGTACTCAACTAGGACATGGTCAACTCTTTCACTATTTCTCTCAATCACACACAGACTTTTCATGACATATTCAAAAAGTGTGACAATTCTCGCGTTGCACCTTGCACTTGaccatttatttttgtttccttttttattataacatgGTGGGTCTCGGGTTGCTGGTTCTATTTCTATCGTGCCAATATTGTTCCAGTTATagctaaataaaacaaaaacttattttcaCAACATATTTTTTCTTAGAATTGTGGTATTTAAATGTTTCATCATCTTTCATGCGCATCTGTTAATAATTTGGAAGCAATTTTGCTTTTTCAATCTAAGTTAATGTgtaacaaagctaggattgtttAGCACTTTTTAAACAATTAGATTATTGCAGATTATTGTCAAAATGATAATCATGCTGTACAAAGCTTGACAGGCAGCAGattatgtaatttttatataaGCACTAATAACTACAGAACTGTTATCAGCATTAGGCTATATATAAAGGCAAATGTGGACAAATCTCACTGGTAGCTTGCGGTAAGCGACATTATCACCATTGAAGCTTGTATCTTTCATGAATGAAACACATAGTCAAACCTCAACAATATGTATGTCAGTCTCATGCCAGAACGCGAATCAAATCTTTTCATATTCCCAAACAAGTAACTAATTCAGCAGCTCAAAAGAGGTATGATAACTCCTTGAAAAATACAATGGATAAAGTAAGTATAGTGTAGAAAGCtgtacaaaatctttaaaagatatgttaacaaataaacaacatattgaaaatagattttttttgtTACTTTCCAGTAGAAGTGGTGCTAAAAATATGTAGCAAAATTTACTCTTACGTAATTGacatagtttttattattttttcatattttttatgtttttgttcatttcattTTGAAATTTCACCTTTTATCATGTGTACTTATAAAACTGGGATGCttcaaaaaacttgaaaaatgtaTTATAATAGTTGTTTCGGATAAAGGCTCAAATTATTGACCAAGTCATGTGGTAGAAAACTCGTATATTGATTCATTTTCATTAGTCGAGAACTGTACAATGCTGTATAGAGAAGTTTACAGGTTATGTGGCAGgtggaatataataaattacACAATTTACCTGTGAAAACTCTACTCATGCGATTGATAAAATTGGCAGAGCTGATGTCATCACACGTGCAGGATATGAATGGATAAACTGGGCAACTGCTGATAAAAAGTAGAATGCTTTTAGCTTTTATCAGCAATTGAGTTTTTCTGGTGCAAGAACCTTAAAGATAGTTGAACAAGTGATTAGAAATCTCATCAACAGAATCTTCACTTTGCAATATATAGGTTAGTACTTACTCATAAAGTCAAAGATTGCAGAGGAACACCAGCCTGATTGAGATACAAGCTGATAGACATCAGAGAGTTTAACCATTGTGTTGTCAATTAATTTTTCAGCATTTGTCGAGCACTCAGCCCAGCAGTGGTCCTCTACAAAGaacatcaattttttttgtCTTGTTAAGTAGGTTTATGTGGGTAACTCTTTGCGGTAGTTTTAGTATGTAAGAATTAGTAGGTAGAACTTCCAGGCACCCCTATTAAGGACAGCTCAGCCTTGACTAGTTCTTTTCACTACTTCCCCTTCTTCATTCAGATGACATGTTTCTCAATTGTTCATTAATCAATTTATTCCTTAGAGCAAAGGC
The genomic region above belongs to Watersipora subatra chromosome 1, tzWatSuba1.1, whole genome shotgun sequence and contains:
- the LOC137406251 gene encoding WD repeat domain-containing protein 83-like — encoded protein: MERAAIINTDHGAVRSVRFNKDGNYMLTCGSDKTVKLWNPSRQLLIKSYKNIHGTEILDVTASHDNGRIATAGMDRKVFLTDVSSGKTIRKIRAHDDKVNAVKFNAESTMLFSASVDGTCKAWDLRSRSYEPIQTLNEAKDNVTSVCITDSQILTGSADCCVRRYDIRIGFMYSDFLGAPVSCASFTKDSQCTLAGLQGDAIRLIDNDTGKQLNEFSGHTSSDYKIECTMNSKDNYIYSGSENCSVFVWDLISGKVVTRLPHDYKVVHSLSFHPEEEKLLSASLGCVYVWAVPDVD